Genomic DNA from Antennarius striatus isolate MH-2024 chromosome 16, ASM4005453v1, whole genome shotgun sequence:
GGTACAGGATTAAATGAACATTACTAGACTATTACTTGAAGTCTCACTTTAAATGCATGACTCTCTGTTCCCAGTCACACCTGAGAGGCAGTTACTACGTTTACAATGTGAGTCAGTCTCATGGATGATTTATGAGAAGTTAATATGCATCTGTAGAGACAAGCTAAATTACTTCTTTGTAGTTCCTAGTATGTGAGTCATTACATATTCCAATTCCTTTCAGGGGTAAATTGTACTTCTAGTAGTTGTTTGAACTTTTTATTagaagttattttaaataatcaatgCAAGATACAGTCAACCAACTCTGGTTGGACAAATATTATTAACAGTATCCCCAGCTTTAACATGACTTTATTTTGATcctaaatgttaacatttagaaacattttgaattcatagCTTTAACTTCTCACTGTCTATTTCTCATGTAAACAATGTGAGGTCTTTGCTAATAGTGAGAAAACACTGATTACTGCGAATATCTGCCAATCAGGTGCAGTCAGTTCGAGAGGTAAAGAGAGTTGACACCAAACGCTTCATGTTTGAGATTGTCATGGCCAATGGAAAGAGAAAGTTGTTGGTGAGTCATCCAATAGTAACGGTAATAATGATAACGATTAATCTGCCTTTAAACTCCAATAACATCTAATGTTTATGGAACTCAGAGTAGTCAATACTATTTTTTGCAATTTGAGCTATATTTGacttgattaaaataatttcccatTTTAACAGTTCTTCTACATTTCActacacattaaaatgtttgaaatgctAGAAATtccaaacattaaaatgttcgGAAAAACCTCAAATTTTCTCttgataatttcattttttccatatcatttctgttttttattaactattctaaatttcccagtttgggataaataaagtatatctatctatttatattGGCCCAAactaagcgtgtgtgtgtgtgtgtgtgtgtgtgtgtgtgtgtgtgtgtgtgtgtgtgtgtgtgtgcaggcagcAGAAACTGCGGCTCTCAGGCAGCAGTGGATAGAGCATCTATGGCAAGCCATGCAACTCTCTAACTCCAGAGGCACATTGTGAGTCTCACACTTACTTAGAATGACCTAAAGCAAAAATAATCCATCTTAATCCATCTGGATTTGAATTTTTGGAATAAGTTTAGGTGATTTTTCTTGCTTTAATTAAACTGCATCCTCAGCCTTCCGGTGTCtgagcagagaaagagagcagaCAGCTTCCCCAGTGACGCTGTGGAGGAGTCGCCATCTCCTAAGGCTCCCCTCTCTGCCCCCACAGGCCACATCCTGCCTGAGGCCAGCAGCACCTCCTCCCCCAGCTCCCCCTCAGAGGAGCCAAATAGCCAAGGTACACAGCCAGACGATAACTACCAGCATCAACATTAGAATGATCAGATTTTAATGATCAGATGAACTCAGTTTTAATCTTGTTTTCAGGTGACAGAAGTCTTCAGTCTACTGATAGGTTAAGAAATGCAAATAAAGACGAATTTGACTACGATATTTTACCAGCTAGAAAGAGTAAGAGCTTTATTATCCTCTAAATTTAGCATCTATCTTAGCACAGACATCATGACGATGGTTGAACATCCAAACTGAGCccatcatgtgtttgtgtgtctcctcAGATGATCAGACTGACCACATGGACGAGGATGCGTATGACTTTCCCATGTCTTCCAGGAGGGCTGCTGAACCTCCTGGTGCGATCATGTGTCATTTCAGCATGTTTTTGAAGTAGtcaattattcataaatataaccatatgtatttaatgttttttccagACCTCACAGAGGACATCTACGCTGTACCAAGGAATCTGATGATGCAGCATGATCGCAGTTCAGGTAAACCCCATAAAGAattagtttgtgtttaattattacattacaaataaaacataaacactATGAACTTTCACATGTGAAATATAACAGAAGCTACAGccttaaatgttttgtgtgtgtgagaagctTTCAGctcagaggagcagcaggaggacagACTCCACCAGACAGACGGTCCGGTTTGAGGACACAAGGATCTCCTCAGACTCAACTCACGGTTATCGAACACAAGATTGGTTTTGCTCAAGGATCTGTGGCTTTGTGTTAAACTCTGATGGATTGAAAACAAACAGtattacaccaaaaaaaaaaaaatcccatttgcCTGTGCACAACCAGACCACAGAGGTTAGACTGTAGTATTTATTTCAGCTTCCATCTGCGGTTGAAAACCACTTAGACGTGTGTGAGCATACAGAACACTGTGGGTCAGTCACACACCACAGGTCAGAGCAGTAAAATCATTTATGTTTCACAATATGAAAGTACACAACACTTACACGGATATTGCTGCATTACACTTTGGACTTGTTTTAGTGGGAATGGTTTTAGCTTGGTTCAAAAagcaattaacaaaataaaaattttatgaaATAGCATTATTCTTCATTaacacatacatactgtatatataatctATTTTCTTACACATTTGACATCTGTCATGTCTATGTATTATCATACAACTCAACAAATGTTTAACAAATATTGAttcacccttttttttctcatcaaacCTTCAGCTCGTGGCGGCGGTGAAGATCTTtgtaaacagaaatgaaaatccAGAAATCACACCAGTTACAATACTGTGTTCCCAGAGAATGATTATACTCACATCCTGATAGACATGCACATATTCAGTATTCATTAGAcaaatagtaatagtagtgatAATAGTGCAAGTACTGGAAAAAAAGGCATATGTAACAAGCAATTTGTGTATTTCAATATAATTCTTGTCCaaagaaatgtacaataaaatttTATACAACAAACATGTAGACATCAACACTCAAAGACTATTCCTCACTAATGATCAGAGGCTAGAGTTTAGATCGGCTCCATGTAGTGATTGTTTAATGTGAAACACCACTATTATATTTGGCTCACAGTAATGTTACAGTCACGCGACATAAAAAGTGTTAAAGGAATATAGGGAAAATGCTACGTTACAAATTTAATGTGATCTGCAGgagttttgttttaattcaccTCTTAATTCATTCTAATTTCATCTCTTATTCATTGTTAAAGTGAGCGCAGTCATGCTAgattgaataaaatattatttaaccACAATGATACAACTCAGCAAATGTTGTCAGTCTACTACAGCTCATACTCTGGATCTGACCTCCTCCTGCTGGGAAGCAGAAGTGATGTCAggaaatgattaaaattatttactacTTGTATTTTATACTGATTATGCCATTcagaatttaataatttaaaagttCCGCCGCCAAAATTTACtttgacaaactcatttgaCTTTTTAACTTAGGATGTAGTGCTAGGTTTAGAATAGTACACAGTCAATATCTCTGTGTCACTGACAAAGCAATAGCAAGTGTCCATCCTTCACACTCCGCAGCTACGTGTGAAAGTGGAGTCAGGCCTGGGACTGGGACTGCTCCCTGAGGAACTCTTCCAGAACGGTGATGATGCTGCAGGATTCCGGCAGGTCACTGTGCTCTGCTCTGGCATTCTGCAGTAACACGTCCCCGTTTCCACAGCCTTGTAGGAACTGGCAGCAGCGGAACAAAGCGTAATGACTCATCTCTGCCTGTCGCACAAAGCGCTTCAGGCTGTTCATGTCCTGGATTGCCtgtagggagagagagaggaaagaacaAGTTGAAAAGAGAAAGTGGGATGAAAGAAAGAGAGCGGCGAAAAAGGTTATGTGGTGTGTCTGCAAAGAGTTTCTCATATTAAATCATTTTGTAAGCACATTCTACCATGCAAATTTAAACTCGGACTGTTTGACTTTTCTTTGGCAATAatagaattttaattttgttgaagTTCCACACATAAATTCTGTAAAATTTGCGAGGTCATGAAAATCTTTAGACCTGAAAACAGGATGTGGAACTCCGACAGGGTTGCAAATCCTCTGATAAATTCtttttgtgcttgttttctTACCTTCAGTTTGAAGTTCTCCAGAATCTGTCTGAGCAGGAAAGGATTACAACGTTCTGCAGCGTTGAGAAACGCCTGAATCCAGTCATCACAGAAACGATTACTGACTGGGAAGAAAACAACATCACACTTTAAGACTTAGACtgcacaaaattaaatttttttcatcaaatattGTTCATGGAAATGTACCAGTATTTAAGAGAGTGGGTGGGCTAGTGGAGCAGTCTATGATCAGGTCTGACTGTGTGTCCTCTGAGATAGCTTTACATAGAGAGGATGTGGTGGTCTCTTGTTGGGACAGGCCCTGCAAACTAGCTGCTTTGATGAACCTGTGCAGAAAATAATAACacagcagacaaacagacgGATATCAGGAACTACATGAAATAAGCAGGCAGACCAGATTTGTTTCTGTCAGTTACCTGGACACATCCGTCTTTGTCTTTTCATCTGAATTATGGACCTCAACATGTGTGTGACTCAGAGCCTGCATAGAGAAGAGTTATGAGCTCAAATTTACTGTTCTGGAGAAACAGtacctgcaggaaaaaaaattgatcaatttgattttattgtattttaatacacaggatataatatatttttggaAGGAAAAACTCGTAGATGGCAAAGTACAATAACAGAGAAATGATGCTGTCACAAATATCTAGCTGACATGAGGGAAAATCAgtcttttaaatgcatttaatacCGAGAAACATCTAGATAAAAAATAGATCTGGAGCCTCGAAAATCCAAAAACTATGGTCTAATTGCTCAAATTTCCCTGACAGTGGCGTTGGCTGAGTTTTACACCTTCTGAGTGCTTTCCAGTTACATTATCTACTGAACAGACCTATGACTGTACAGAGTATGCTGTCTTCTCATTATTTAATGAATCTCAGCTCCAGTATGTCCGACAAACCTTTATTAGAGAGCAGTCATTTTACACATTGGTCACACTGCAGAGATGTCAAACTCACAGCATGAAGCAGGAAGCTGATGTTGCTCTGGACCAGCTGCACCACCCGATGAATATGCATCACAGATTCCTCGTACCAGCGGCTCAGATAGGGACGCACCTCTGTCTCGAGGTTCTGCAGCTGACACACATGCATGCCATACAATGATGTAATGACAATACTTACATCCTCATCGCAATGTTATTACATTTTCATACCTCTGAGATTTGCAGACTGCTGTGTAAGCCTTGGACATATTTATCAAGCTCTAATCTAAACGTGTTTAGGGTCAAGGAATTCAAACCACTGACTGTCTAACATCATAAGTCAAATGTTCATATCTCCTGTTCAAAAGTCTGATGTTTACATTTCGGGGAACTGATGTCCTGCAAATTCTTGCAGGAGAGCCTTAGGATGAAGTATCCACGATAGATTTGATGATAACAAAAAGCGATAAGAAACTGCTAAAAGGATATAGGTTCAATCCTTTCTCAGAGCCTCCCATAAAGCAGATGACATGTCCATTTCCGTCAGCATCCGGCTGCTCAGGAGACCTTTCCTGCTCCAGCAGGCAGCAGTAGCAGCCAATGGCCTGCTCTGGGATACTGTGAAGagttggaaataaaaatatttgtgtttgccAAAGCATTTGTTCACCTTTTCCATTACTCTGATAAACTGAAAGAGGCTACATCCACCCTGATACCATTTATAATATATCAATGAAGCATTGCTGCATCCGGGCAGCAAAATTAAGGCAAACAGTGACCTTCGTTGTTTTGTCACAATACCAATGCCTTCCTCATGGTTTGTGTGTAGCATCACTGATGCAAACCTTTGTGagagaatatttaaataatattacCTGAGTTCCACAGTGGCGATGTTGCCCATGCCTCCCAGCAGGGCTCCTTTGCTCAATCTCCTTGAAATGTAGGTCCGCAGCTCAGGCTCTGCCTCTGATGGCAGGCTGCTGTCAATGAGTGTCAGGCTGTGGGAAGGGCAAAACAAATCAGTAAGAAGTGAAGCAGCAGATTGTGCCCATGAGGAATTTGGAAGCCACTGATGTCAATGGAGAACagatggagaaagctgatgaaccGTTTGCCACAACCAACACAACACATACAGCTGCGACTGTGACACCTCACCGAGTGTAAGAAAACAGAATAAGTGTCATCATTTtacctttaaaataaatatacaggCACGCAAATGTAGTTCACTCACTTTATGTCAAGGCTACTTGACACACCGGGAGAGACCTAAAGGCCATGTAACAGCAGCACAGCAAGTTAAGTACAATGAAAACAGCAGTTATTCCATGTTGATTGGATTTCCAGTGACAGCCCATGAATACACCAATGCAGTGACAGTGAACGCCAAAGAGAAACATCCACGGATAGCAAAGAGACGATAGGGCGGAGGCTCCCTTGTTACCTAAAGTCATCCTGACTGGTAGTGGAGTCTGCCCGTCTCTGGCTCCACGCCTCACTTTCCCCAGAAGCCTCAGATCTAAGACAAGTGACAGTTCGCTCATCACCTGGTCAGctttcaatgaatgaatgtggttTCACCTACATGAGTGCCACTGTCAGCACATTGGTTTAGGATAAGAATCATAACctgtctaaataaataaataaataaattaaaaaaaaagattacaaatGGGGGAACTGGTTGTATTCAGAAATGAAATAACTGCAATTGTGAGATGTCCTGCAGGATAAAGTTAGTAACTGTGAACAAAAACCAATAAGCACAAGTAAAACAATTACACACTGCATTATGAatcatttacaaatattttactgtgtatttaaggaaaaaaaattataattttttttaaaagaaatattttgcagACGTTTCATCCTAAGGCAACATCAGCAGGTTTAAACAGAAAAGCTGATCTTATCGAGCATCACCTGGTGCCCTGGTACAGGTAGATGGTGTAGTAGCAGTTCAGCTGTATTCTCTGGTTGTATCCTGACATTTCTTCACTGTCAAAATCATCTCTCTCTTCCACGTCAATTGAATCCTGGAATGACGAGGTTTGGGAGGTAAACATGATTCTACCGCTGCACGGAGGAAGCTAGCAGCCTCCTCAAATAGCAGATGAAATAGCGTTTATATTATTTATCTAACGATATGAAATATATCGCGACCTCCCGCTGACATTAACTTTGCAGAAGCATCAGATATACAAATTATAACGTGTAATATCTCGTTCTAGcgtcataaattatttttgcgCATGCGAACAATCTCTGTGTACCACCTAATAGTGTCCGGTTAAAATCTGAACCGCTTCTTTCAGTTCCGGTGTTGTAAAATTGTTATACAGTAGtatatttgcttgttttaaAAGGTGACATGGTTTTTATTAGAAATTCTatgtatgcttttttttttttttttaaatcttgcaaAGCAGTCCTGTGATGCCAGAGTTAACACTACTTTGTCACTACATTACGTCCTACGTACTTAGTAGCGTGAACACACCCAAACTGATCAGTTCTGTGATTTGGAGAACAGCGATAAACTCAGGCAGCAGAAATGAAAACGATGAAAGCATCAACGCAAACCTTAACGCAAAAGTCGAGAGAGACAAACCATTGCAAAGAACAACATCTTATTGCCTCTTTTATCAGGGATCAATGAGTTAATTGGCAGTTAAGAGCCGGAAGTCTGATACTGTTTTTGCTTTGATGAGTTTAATTATCTCAACTGTCATATATTGATTCCATAAAGATGAactgaaattaataaaataaataactgaacaccaGAGGCCGCCTGAGGACACTGTTTCTGATCGCTCGGTGT
This window encodes:
- the LOC137609646 gene encoding uncharacterized protein isoform X1; translation: MSTNGINLSFESFLQKRKDTMKMWVTYWFRLQNTTLFFYTKKNGSASHLRGSYYVYNVQSVREVKRVDTKRFMFEIVMANGKRKLLAAETAALRQQWIEHLWQAMQLSNSRGTFLPVSEQRKRADSFPSDAVEESPSPKAPLSAPTGHILPEASSTSSPSSPSEEPNSQGDRSLQSTDRLRNANKDEFDYDILPARKNDQTDHMDEDAYDFPMSSRRAAEPPDLTEDIYAVPRNLMMQHDRSSAFSSEEQQEDRLHQTDGPV
- the LOC137609646 gene encoding uncharacterized protein isoform X2, which codes for MSTNGINLSFESFLQKRKDTMKMWVTYWFRLQNTTLFFYTKKNGSASHLRGSYYVYNVQSVREVKRVDTKRFMFEIVMANGKRKLLAAETAALRQQWIEHLWQAMQLSNSRGTFLPVSEQRKRADSFPSDAVEESPSPKAPLSAPTGHILPEASSTSSPSSPSEEPNSQDDQTDHMDEDAYDFPMSSRRAAEPPDLTEDIYAVPRNLMMQHDRSSAFSSEEQQEDRLHQTDGPV
- the c16h17orf75 gene encoding protein Njmu-R1; this translates as MFTSQTSSFQDSIDVEERDDFDSEEMSGYNQRIQLNCYYTIYLYQGTRSEASGESEAWSQRRADSTTSQDDFSLTLIDSSLPSEAEPELRTYISRRLSKGALLGGMGNIATVELSIPEQAIGCYCCLLEQERSPEQPDADGNGHVICFMGGSEKGLNLFRLELDKYVQGLHSSLQISELQNLETEVRPYLSRWYEESVMHIHRVVQLVQSNISFLLHAALSHTHVEVHNSDEKTKTDVSRFIKAASLQGLSQQETTTSSLCKAISEDTQSDLIIDCSTSPPTLLNTVSNRFCDDWIQAFLNAAERCNPFLLRQILENFKLKAIQDMNSLKRFVRQAEMSHYALFRCCQFLQGCGNGDVLLQNARAEHSDLPESCSIITVLEEFLREQSQSQA